CTCGGGCCTGATCGCCTGGCGCGGCACGCTCGATGCCACGCAGCTGCCGAAGGATTACACCGCACGCCGGGTGCAGCTCTGGATGGGCCGCAACGCCCATCTCGTGGCCTATCCGATCGCGGGCGGACGCCAGATCAACGTGGTCGCGGTGCTGCCGGGCACATGGAACAGGCCGGGCTGGAGCACGCCCGGCGATCGGCGCGAGGTGATGGACGCCTTCGCCGCGCCCCATTGGCCGGCCTCGGCGCGGATGATGCTCGCCACGGTCGACAGCTGGCGCAAATGGGCGCTGTTCGGCGTTCCCGACGGCTGTCCCTGGAGCAACGGGCCGATCGGGCTGCTCGGCGATGCCGTGCATGCGATGCTGCCGTTCGCGGCGCAAGGCGCCGGCATGGCGATCGAGGATGCCGCCGTGCTCGCCCGGCATTTGAGCCTAGAGACCGCCGAAAGCACTGCGGACATCACGGCCGCGCTGACGCAATACGGCCGGGCACGCCAGGCGCGCGTGCGGCGGGTGCAGCGGACGGCGCGGCAGCAGGGTCGCATCTATCATTTCACCGGGCCGCTCGCGGTCGCGCGCGATCTTGCGATCCGCGCCCTCGGCCCGGACCGGATGCTGGCGCGGCAGGACTGGATCTACAATTGGCGGCCGTGAAGCGATTGCGGCGGCTCAGCGCGCGGCGCTGCCGGATCTCGGAGCGGGTTTGATCACCGGCGGCTGCGGAGCGGGCGCCGTCGGCGCGGCATTCGGCGGCGTTTCCCGGCACCTGTTGCGGCGCCAGGCGTCCTCGACCAGTTGCGACTGGCCCCGCACCGCAACGTACTCGTTGCGATAGGCGAGCTCGGAGACGACGGCCCCGCCGACGCCGGTCTCTGCCTTGTCCATCAGCCGCTGCAAATCGGCCGTGCGGGCGGCCAGCGCCTTGCGCTCCGCCTCGAGCTGCTTGCAGTCGTACAATTCGTATTTGCCGGGATCGGCAAAGGCCGGCGCGACCGTCTCGCTCATGCCGGCGCAGCCGGACAGCGCAAGGCCAGCCGCAAGCGGCGCCAGCAGCGCGACGGAGCCGCGCAGAAAACATGAAAACGAAGCAGCCATGCCGGATGAATAGTCCCCGTAAATTGCGAATGCCTAAAGCAACAACAGATGTCCGGATTGAGGCTTCCGTGGCGGGATCGGTCGGCCGACGCGGGAATCGCAACGAGCGTTCGATCAAGCGGGCCGATCCAGCGCTCAAAGCGTGTGCGAAAACAACTGTATTCTCTTTGCCTTAGACTATTTGCGCCGTATAGATGGGCCGATGCGGGCGTGGCGGAACTGGTAGACGCATCGGACTTAAGCCATTGAGTGCCCTGGGGGAAACCCTGGGAGCAGAACTGCTCAAAGTCGGGGAAACCTTCACTGGCAATCCCGAGCCAAGCCCCCGTCAGGGGGAAGGTGTAGAGACTAGACGGGCAGCACCTACAGCGGACAAGCGCCAGGGTGAAGGGATAGTCCAGACCACGAACGCCGGGTGGGCGGCGGCGAAAGCCGAAGTGGTAAGAAAATCCGTGGGGCCGCAAGGCCTGTGCCGGTTCGAGTCCGGCCGCCCGCACCAGATCCCGGCGATCGCTGGCGCCATCGAGGCGGCGAAGAGATGCTCCCTCGCCAAGGACGAGCACCTCCTCTACAGCTGTGGGTCCGAACTCAAGGGTAAGTCGCCGGCGGACACGGGATATTCCGAGCCCAACAAGAGCAGCAGACGATCATACGTGATGGATACTTCAATATCACAGGATGAGATTCCGCGACGCGCGCTGCCAAAGCATCTTAGGAGCCTGGAAGCGGAATCCATCGAGATCATGCGCGAGGTGATTGCCGAGTTCAGGTCACCCGTGATGCTGTATTCGATCGGCAAAGACTCCAGCGTGATGCTGCACCTTGCCATCAAGGCATTCCATCCGGCGAGGCCGCCTTTTCCTCTTCTTCATGTCGACACGACATGGAAGTTTCGGGAGATGATCGCGTTCCGTGATGAAACGGCGCGTCGGCTCGGGCTCGATATGATCATCTATGCCAACCAGGACGGATTGGCGCGTGGCATCAGCCCCATCGCCTCCGGATCTTCCGCGCATACCCAGATCATGAAGACGGAAGCGCTCAAGCAGGCGCTGGACCTCCATGGCTTCGACGCGGCATTTGGCGGAGCGCGGAGAGACGAGGAGAAGAGCCGAGCCAAGGAACGCATCTTCTCCTTCCGCTCGCAGGGGCATGTGTGGAATCCACGCAATCAGCGTCCCGAATTGTGGAACCTGTTCAACATGCGGATTCGGCCGGGCGAAACCATCCGCGTGTTTCCACTGTCTAATTGGACCGAACTGGACATCTGGCACTACATCATGCTGGAAAGAATTCCCGTGGTGCCGCTCTACTTCGCCAAAGAACGCCCCGTGGTGCGGCGCGACGATGCCTGGATCATGGTGGACGACGATCGTCTGCCGCTCGCGCCCGGCGAGCAGCCGGAGATGCGGCGTGTGCGATTTCGAACCCTCGGATGCTATCCGTTGACGGGGGCCATCGAATCCGACGCCACGACCCTTGAAGATGTTCTGTCCGAGATGCGATCGACGCGTCTGTCGGAACGTCAGGGCCGCCTCATCGACAGCGACGAGACCGCCTCGATGGAAAAGAAGAAGCGAGAGGGTTACTTTTGATGGACGGCGTCGACGTTGCCGGAGAGCGCGCGAGCAAGGACCTTCTCAAACTCCTGACGTGCGGATCAGTCGACGACGGCAAGTCCACGCTGATCGGGCGTCTTCTTCACGATTCCAAGCAGATCTTCCAGGATCAATTGTCTGCGCTTGCTAAGGATTCGGCACGCTATGGCACGACGGGCGACGACATCGATCTGGCCCTTCTCGTCGACGGCCTCGAAGCCGAGCGTGAACAGGGAATCACGATCGACGTCGCATATCGCTTCTTCGGAACGTCGAAACGATCCTTCATCGTCGCGGATACG
This genomic stretch from Bradyrhizobium daqingense harbors:
- a CDS encoding FAD-dependent monooxygenase, with product MALSRTIVIAGAGIGGLTAALALAARGFRIVVLEKAERLEEVGAGLQLSPNASRVLVELGLAERLKERAVTPEAVSIMSARAGGELLRMPLGEAASLRAGAPYWVVHRADLQSMLADAVSDHPDIDLKLGATFEDVAPHAKGLTVVHRSGTIRRSDLASALIGADGIWSTVRQHLFPEVQPRFSGLIAWRGTLDATQLPKDYTARRVQLWMGRNAHLVAYPIAGGRQINVVAVLPGTWNRPGWSTPGDRREVMDAFAAPHWPASARMMLATVDSWRKWALFGVPDGCPWSNGPIGLLGDAVHAMLPFAAQGAGMAIEDAAVLARHLSLETAESTADITAALTQYGRARQARVRRVQRTARQQGRIYHFTGPLAVARDLAIRALGPDRMLARQDWIYNWRP
- a CDS encoding twin-arginine translocation pathway signal, with translation MAASFSCFLRGSVALLAPLAAGLALSGCAGMSETVAPAFADPGKYELYDCKQLEAERKALAARTADLQRLMDKAETGVGGAVVSELAYRNEYVAVRGQSQLVEDAWRRNRCRETPPNAAPTAPAPQPPVIKPAPRSGSAAR
- the cysD gene encoding sulfate adenylyltransferase subunit CysD, whose amino-acid sequence is MDTSISQDEIPRRALPKHLRSLEAESIEIMREVIAEFRSPVMLYSIGKDSSVMLHLAIKAFHPARPPFPLLHVDTTWKFREMIAFRDETARRLGLDMIIYANQDGLARGISPIASGSSAHTQIMKTEALKQALDLHGFDAAFGGARRDEEKSRAKERIFSFRSQGHVWNPRNQRPELWNLFNMRIRPGETIRVFPLSNWTELDIWHYIMLERIPVVPLYFAKERPVVRRDDAWIMVDDDRLPLAPGEQPEMRRVRFRTLGCYPLTGAIESDATTLEDVLSEMRSTRLSERQGRLIDSDETASMEKKKREGYF